In the genome of Anguilla rostrata isolate EN2019 unplaced genomic scaffold, ASM1855537v3 scaf0232, whole genome shotgun sequence, the window acaggtgaactcaaaaaacaatcaaaccagaaaaggaggggataacaagacacaggtgggaacaatgatagaataacgagacaatacaattaacaggggggagcaggacacaaaacagaagtgccgccatctggcggcccaacaagggaaacagacaggaaaacacagaaccatgacactgaTGATCTTCTTAACTATGAAGGAGCAGTCCCCTTAGTAGCCTGGTAAGGCAGTATTAAACTACATTTTCCTTTTGACAACTACACATTACATAACAACTGGCATGCATGAGAAAATGCTTCTGAGGAAAGTGATGACTGCTAAAAGTTTCTGAAACCAGTCTGGTCAGACAAATTCCCCCCAGAGAACTGAGTCTGCTGAGAAAGTTCAGCTTCTTAAAATTTCAAATTAGGCCAGAGTCATAAAATTATGTCGCATTTTGCTTTTTGTCATTCAGCTgaagacaaaattaaatatcaaaaacacGATTTAATCTGACATATAATCACATTGTTAACCCATAAAACCCATTGTTTTAGCACCATTCTGTCTGAGCATTTGATACCGTACAATGAGGTGGgatgagtttgtttgttttttgtatacAGTCTATTTTGTATACACTTTTTCACCTttgctacaccccccccccccccccttcagacacccaccaccacaccaagagATCAATTGCGCAGGAAACACTGgtatgtattttgaggagtaggtaCCGGCACGTATTTTGGTCCAATTAGAACACTGGTTAACACtatggtattttttttgtaatatttaaagCGTCGCTACCTAcctctttgttgtttttaggTCGCTGAAGAAAAAATAGTGACATTTTGACAGACCGTGCAACCTTCACGCTGCAAGTCTTCCCACCACCTCAGAAAGGAGCAAGCACGGAGCGCACGGCCTAGGCTCTTTtcgaaaataaatatgtggatgCGACAGTATGAATTTGAAAGcgcatttaggcagaaatatttagaaagtttaacatttttaatttatgaatttaatatataggctttatagagtatatatataattttatattttataattttttattttattttaattattattttttttattatggtcTGGCGGCAAGGATTTTGCCGTGGCGCCACGCGACAGCAAAACCTTACCAGTGGAAATGTTGGTCTCAGCACAGGCTGCTGTATATTGCACTATATAAGTGGAGAAGTAATAGAGTAATAGcttaatttgtaattattttgagaCCTGAAATCTATTTATCCGGGTGACCCCAATATCCACCATCGCAAAAACGAGTAAAcaatcaaaagtaaaaaaaataaataaatagacactcaaaattaatattcagtgtgaatatttaattaaaaaatatatgaatatatatatctctaaatattttttatttatgtttttactcTTGATATGGATGATAGGAGAAGCTGTTTAGCAACATTTCATACAACACAAATACAACCATTTTCGTTTTCTAATATTCTTGACTATattgcacacagacataaaatGTCTTCTCCGGCCTCGGAAGGAGACATTTTAAATAGAGAGAAATTCCCCATCCCAACTGCCAATCACCAACCGCCACAGAGACGCTGAACACTATGGAGAGCAATGCTTTCTGGCGCTCATGCCTACAACTTTCAGTGTTCAAAAGCCCAGCTCGTGGCCAATGGGTTCACATGGTCCCCTCACCATCCTGTCGCTCTGGTTAGTGCTGGTCGGGCAGGCGCTGCCCAAGTTATCGCCCGATTGCTCGCCCTGGGGCCCCTCCTCGCCCCGGGACAGGAAGTACCGCCTCCAGATTTCCAGGTAGGCCTTTTGGAACTTGCGGATCCGGAAGGCGTAAACAAGGGGGTTGGCGGCTGAGTTGACGTACGAGAGGAGGGCGCCCGCGTCGAACGGCAGGTCCTTACCGCCAAAGTAAGAGATGCAGTTCATGATGTGCAGGGGCAGCCAGCAGACGGCGTAGAGGGCGAGGACCAGGCCCAGGGACAGCGCCAGGTTCCGCTCCTTCAGGTAATACGTTCCGTGTTCCGAACCGCTGGCCGCGGACTCCTGCAGGCGCTTACGGATGGTCCAGAAGACGCGAGCGTAGAGGAGAGCCATCCCCAACAGAGGGGCCAGGATGCAGCCGAAGAATCTGAAGTAGATCAAGTAGGGCATGTCCATCACGTCCATGAACGTGTAGCCATATTGCATCTCTTTCATGGGCTTGTGCCACCCGAGCAACGGGGTGAATCCCAGGACACATGCCAGCAACCAGCACGTCGCCACAGCAACCCAGGAACGCTGCTGGGAGACCACTCTTTTGTatctgcagagaaaaaaagcaaagttaGGTGAACGTAATAACACGAGCCAAAAAGCTTTTCTCATGTTATGCACAGAAAAAGCTATTAGCCAACATTTTtccctacataactaggtataggttgttaccgatattttgcaaataaattTACGTTTTCCTGCCTGTTGAACAAAGTTggttgataataggtgctctcactctagctgacGTTACAACAGGTGTAACGTTAGTTGAAGAAGCtgggctagctaacgttagcagccttactgctgcctcagcctgttGTGCACCCACCGCACCTACTGCAACTTCTAGCGTTACTGTCTCTGCTGGTTGCGGTGAACCAGCTACAGTGCAGGAGGAAAGTGTCGACTCCAACAGACAGAAGCAgcccaccacaaaccagacacccgCTTGGACCGGGACTTTTACCCCTAGACAAAAgtggatgttcaaatgctttatcaaaaagcatttactatacttttgtcttgaaagaattaaagattatatacttataatctttttcttgccatattGTCTTCTTCTAACTGATTGAAGGTCATTTGAGGTTATTCAGTTAGAATTCTCATTTGGGTCTGTCCTTTAGTTCTGTGGttttgttaactgaaaagagctgcctccaaatagtttttgttcactagctatgattgcattaagcaaaatggagaagggcCTCACATTGGTCTTTGCCTGGGGCCTCCAAATCGCTAAAACCGCCCTTGCGCATGGTGCTATGCTTAGCCCTGAACCCAGACTGAGCAAGTTAGGCTAAGAAAAGATTCGCtccaattaaattatttcagctGGATATTAACCAGGTACTCCAAAATTTTAGCTAGGCATGGCCATTTGGAAATTGGctgataattatttaaattactttCCCCCCAACTTTTATGCAAGGGCAAAGTGTGAGCACTTTTCCAAACTTCAGGGATAATGCCATAGACATTTTGATTGGTCAGAAATATGTTCAACATACTCAGCAATCAGAAGGAAGTTTTAGAAAAAAGGGGTCCaggtttttctccccagtggAGGACCTAGGGTTTATAGCCAAAAGTGCATCTGCAACCTCTCTAGCTGTACAAGGACAatggccctgttcagaccttGCATTAAAATGCGTCTTGGGTGATCTGAACAGAAGTGGACAACTCTAACTACAGGTGAGAACGCACCCAGGATGCACtgagatccgatcactcagACCACATTCGGAGGTGGTCTGGGTCGCATATGGCCACATTCTTTTAGCAGTGGGCGTCCTGGGCCACATTGAAGGACCGCCCCTCAACTGACGTCCTCTGCCTAAACAGAAGTACATACTCATTCGCACACCAACGGCATCATATTAAAGTGCGAAACAACAAGAAGCCACACTggataacgaaataaacaaaacaaagtttaaaaaatgataccatgtcattctacagtcaatatctgggactaaatattgaataaatatacaaccttaccattggttttacgcgtagagatgtcccttttatGTCCCAATATATGACCTACTGAGCGGTCAtctattgtcttggacaatctgtttgtgaaaatgcctggggtaccttccaaaatagctgtgcgtaataccacacgtgttgtttatggcgttgtcttcctttttagtacagtctggcttgattgacaattcatttattcagtaggtgagagtataagctttctaatgatgtataacatgtctaattttgcttttggaatagcgttttataggtcagcgtaaccgaaaatattcttatcatcgcatacacttatgcattcactccatggtagcagtaaaagacgctgcacctaaagAAATGTTGTGAACgaattttcataatttcctggaaaatgctattattattgaggactacttctgggcatagctaagccatatgtttgctgatagacctatctgacatccttttctggagcaaaacagaagcggagaGAACTGTATAATTTTGGTTGGTTCTCAAATCGCGTAAGCTGGCTTTGTCCACAACGTTTGAAAATTTCAAAAGCGCATAGAGACATATTACGAGTGCGTCAAACATCTTGAGCGATTTGGTTTGCCTGGAACACGCCAAGGAATAGAcccagtctgtttttgttttgattttgcccACGCGCCAAGGTCTTTCcaaacttcttcttcttttaatttctgGCAGACTAGGCACAGGTAGTGCATTGCTGCCATAGACTGTATACAAATATACcagttaaaaacatatatactaGTTGTTTTTAAACTCctgccagttaaaaaaaaaacaacgcatttggtctttgcaaacggaaatgatgtacatgtttatttgcatattgagtGGGGAAGTGAGATCTGATCACAAGTGGGAACTCGAGACGCATGTGGAGGTGTGAatgccaggtgtgaactgacATCTGTTTCGACTTAATCTAAACACAATCTGGATATATCTGGATACAAAgtacaggtctgaacagggccagACTAAAACAGGGTCCTTATCACACAAGGAATAGGGCCTGCATGTTTGTTGTGCATATCCTTTTGTCAACTTTTCCATCTTTGTTGGCATAGGCGAGCAGTTGCCGCACACACAATCTCCAGTCTTATGCCCTGCTCTCGTCTCCTCCGATCTTCCTcgttttgatttgatttatttgatgaggGCCCTTCCTCTGTGCTTTCCTCCTGAGATATGTCCCGCTCTGACTCGAAACGAAAAGTCTGAACATAAGGCATTTTCGATACCGCTCAATGCACAAGTGCAATGGATCGAGACCCGAGCAACAATTTGACGTCACTACCCAGAGTCTGaccgcctggcacctccccctctttgcacctgcgcttcccgatcCCGATCACGtgtcctgtctgtcctggccccacgatggtggaatgacctccccgtggaggtcagaacagctgagaccctgacccacttcaagcgacaactgaagactcacctcttcaggctgcacctctccccaacccaccctacctccctgtaatctctaaattgactgtaagcttagggttgtaactaggtagctgtttcgtagttgacttagttaatgcactcgtcgtaaagctgcttgtatttttgcatagcctgcgttgttgctgttcttgtttgtgttagtgttaatcagtttaacctacagggtccaagttgaactatgcggttgttccctgcacttggaacggtacttctctctagggttttctacaaacttgttcctggttatggttacacactttgctgtacgtcgctctggataagagcgtctgccaaattccTGTAATGCAAGGAGTGCATTGCGATAGTAATAAAATAGGCAACCTACGAGttgaaggattttttaaaaatatttaaataactaaagtctctcatgtggttttaataacatatttatataattgcaGGCATTTACACCATATTAAGGCCAACAAGTCATAACAGACAGGGTTCCGTCCTTTAAGGCCAGCTCAACATCTGGAATGTTTATAGAATGATAGAGGTCACTATGATAGATGAAATGCAAGAATGCTTGTTCACTGAAGATTCTAAAATATCTCCTCATAACTACACATATTTTAGCTTAGTTTAATTTTGTACACCTAACACAGACTATTGGACAGTGGTTACTAATGCTAATATTAataccacccccccgccccccccccacaatgccTTTTTCCTTTACAATTTTTAGCCAAATGGCTCCTTCATAAAACCTTTAAGCGCTATCGGAATGTAGTCCCTCACGTTGAAGAGACTGACAGCCAGTGTAGGGATGCTAGGATAGGAGAAGTATGGTCAAATTTTTTGGAGCCAGTTAAAAgccgagctgcagcattctgtaCTAGTTGAAGACGACTGAGGAATTTTTGGGTAAGACAGGTGTACAGAGAGTTACAATAGTCAAGACGTGtagaaataaaagcatgaaCGACTTTCTTCAGATCAGAGAtggacagaaaaaaatttattttggcaatgtttcttAGATGATAAAAACAAGGGTTTACATGTTGTTCTAGGTTGAGGTCAGGATTGAATATGACGCCCTCCTAGCAGTGGGCTTTAGATTTGATGAGAGTGGGCCAAGGTCAATTTCAATCTGGGCTCTGGCGTGGAGTGGGCCAAACAGTATAACCTCAGATTTTTTATCATTAAGCTGGAGGAAATTATCAGACATCCAAATTTTGtcggcataacaatgaaaatgagtgttatatttgcatataatgtCACCTAAAGGGAGCatatacagggagaagaggatAGGGCCCAAAATCGAGCCCTGGGGGACACCACAGTGTATTGGGGCTGGGGATGATATTGAATTGCCTATGCTGACTGAAAAAGAGTCTACCACTTAAATATGTTTCAAACCACTTGAGGGCAACACCGGAGATGCCCACACAGTTCTTCAGGCGATTGATAAGGACTGCATGATCGATCGTGTCGAAAGCTGCACTCAGATCCAGAAGGGCAAGGATAGAGCAATTACCTGAATTGGCCGACAACAGAAGGTCATTGGACACTTTCAGGAGGGCAGTTTCTGTGCTGTAGAGGGTACGAAAGCCTGACTGAAATTTTTCGAATAGGTTGTTATTATTCAGATTAAGCCCAGCTATTATtaagcccagctagggacaagCATCAGAAATTAgcatatgctataaatgctgtgatacattgcattggTTATTGTTTGTCAATAcgctatgtttaaatgtatctgtccctctcaaataaacattaaataaataaataaataaataaatagatgagTTGCCAGCTGAGTAAAAACAACTTTTTCTACAACCTTAGACAGAGAAGGGAATTTAGAGATAGGTCTGTAGTTGTTCAGAGAGGAGGGATCTAGGTTTGGTTTTTTGAGAAGAGGAAGGACCAGGGCAGTTTTAAAGTAGGCGGAAAAGATCCGGAGGAATAGCATTTATGGAGGGGTTTTTCAGAATTTAGTTTTATTGATTGTTTTGACTTATTTTTAACCACTTAACTCACACAGTGTTAAGAGTAGATTTATTTGCatgtctttctgttttttttttttttctacggTAAGATTTTCAATCAGTCTGGTCACATGATACActatttgaaagtgttaaaactcatgGTTCTATatctataaactattttacgATGCTGATGTTTTAGCAACAACGGTTCCTTATTTGGTACCATGTGGGGTGGCAAAACAAGTGTGGGCGTTCTTCACCTTCTTtgtgttttggaaatccacagacgaTACCCATCACGCTAAAATCAGTGTGCTTGTCACGGCAAGAATCCAGTGAACAAAATCCATAGTCATTTTAGACCCCAAAATGTGCCAAACCATAGAAACCTTGATAAAAATGTCCATTCTTTACTTAGAAATTCTCtggaggaattatcattgttgtccgTGTTTCCATTTTGTATACATGCCAAAAATACTGTGTACAAAAGAATGTCATCTCTGGGTTGTATAGAGTCTCCGGAACAAAACAAGCCCACCAAAAAGTTTCTCTGATcagtactggccaagcagtctCTCACTATAGCCAATGGGACCCACAACAACTCAACATAGACAGTATAACTTCTGCCCTGTACACTGTCAGCTAGTGATATGCTGGTATTTTAGTGACGACTGAGAagcattttagaaaatgaaatgacatttcAGTGTGTCGGATGTTTTGCTTGCATGAAAGGACATGCATTGTTTCCCCTGGGTAAATAAGCcataactttttttcaaaatttttgaGACTTTGTGCTGACAAAGGTTGTTTTGcaacaaaaatttattttgcagtcCAAACAGAAGACGCTGCATTTGTAGGTcttggaagaaatcactcatctgagtgaatatttctgaggaggacagtgaaaatgGCTTTGACTCCACAACAGAAGGCATTGTAAACTTTAATCAATGGACTGcaatcaatggattagtaaatTAGATAGctcatgtttattttgtaattaaccAAATGGTACTATGGGTTATTAGTGGTGCAAAATTCAATATAATGTTTACTACATGCTCATGGAAGAAGTAGTAGGCTTGCTTCCCCCCTGACTGTCAACCCCCCCCAgacatagctcagaaaaaaatgcagaatgctcATTGGGggccaagcagcaaagctggttgACACCCATTGTGTTTGTACCTTTTcttattattcatatttcagcAACGCTTTGTTGCATCAACACCAAACTTGGTACATAAACTGAGTACTCCTTCCTGAGGacgtgcaaaaaaaatgtcGTTTGACCACTGGGGGGCACCGCAATAAGTAAAAACGTGTTTTGCCCAATAACTGTTGATGTGTTTGCCTTAAAGAAGTAAttattgtgtgtggttgtatctTGGGAGATCCCAAGGCAGAGACAAAAGCATTTGTCTATTACAGTCAATAGAAAATGGCGGCAAAGccgccaaacaggaagtgagctcatATTTCAGCAACGCTTTGATGTAACAGCGAACTTGGTACAACGTGGTACATAGACTCAGTACCCCTTTTTGAGGACACAAAACGACAAGAAGTGAGGGTATATCTCAGCAACGCTTTGATGTTTTGATACCAAACTTGGTATATGGACTCAGGACTCCTTCCTGAGGATGTGGCAAAAAATTGGTGTCATTTACTGCAGCATTTGCGCTGAAATACTAATGAAATACCAATTACCGAtgaatttctttttctccttccagAAAATAACTGCATGGCTTACACATCAGTAGACAAATAACACAAAAGGTGGACTTTATTGgagaaaatgcacacagacatacataaaacaacaacacaaagaGGCAATATGAAATGGAGACGTTACAAATTGAATCAGTCTAACAGCAAGTACTTTTAAACACTAACAAGAAAATTAGAACTAGACCGCGAAAACATGAACAAGTGGCAAATTAACATCAAcacatgaaacatgaaaacacacgaaagaacaaaacagaacaaaaactacaaaaatgagTAGTTCTGGCCTTTACCTCCTTGCCATCCTCTAAGAATAACTAATCTAATCCCTCTGCATAGTTCTGCGCTGTTTGTTTGCCGCATACACCTTAATTGAAACAATCAGCCCCTCAGCGTTGACGAACACGTCAACTTCACCAATACTGATGAAGTGCTGTTCGATCGCCTCTATGTCCCTCATGGATTTGCCCCAGTCCTTCACCCTGAAGTAGGCATTTCAACACCAACATATTTTGTCCAATCTTCACCAAACGTGGCACAGATCATCTTCAGACCAACCCTCAAAAAAGTTCTAAACCTTCATCCATTACAGCCAAATCAAAGGCAAACGACCCAAACAGGACGTGAGCTCATATCTCAGTTACACCCAATCTTTGGTCAGTTGACCTAAAACTTGCTATCAGTGCTTacagtgtcatggttctgtgtttctgtctctgtttttccttgttggccgcacttctgttttgtgtcctccTCGTtaccctgttaattgtattattgctttcaactattttattattgtttctgattgtgtctcgttgttcccaccctgtcctggtttgattgttaattgtgccctcctgcCTCTTGTTGATTTTGAGtctatttaagtcctttgtctccctgactcgggtgctggttccttgtgtttctgactttgtttctgTGTTCGTTTATGATTCTGCCCGCTTCGGTCCTGCTTGTGCGTTGTgcgtttcatttgtttttctgcctATGTGTTCCGTCTGCTTGTTTTGCCCTGCTTGATTTCTGCCTGACTGTTTCAGTTTACTGTTTTCTGCCCTCGTTGTGTGTTCCCAGTGTTTTGACTGAGTTTctatgcttgtgtttttgttaagtatttttgagttttcatttgtaattgcccctcgtggccttttgtttgatcctgtttgtttttttgtataagtaaagtctttgtttcgtTTACCTTTGAGTCTCCTttttactctgcgcttgggtcc includes:
- the LOC135246374 gene encoding adenosine receptor A3-like, which translates into the protein MKEMQYGYTFMDVMDMPYLIYFRFFGCILAPLLGMALLYARVFWTIRKRLQESAASGSEHGTYYLKERNLALSLGLVLALYAVCWLPLHIMNCISYFGGKDLPFDAGALLSYVNSAANPLVYAFRIRKFQKAYLEIWRRYFLSRGEEGPQGEQSGDNLGSACPTSTNQSDRMVRGPCEPIGHELGF